The sequence below is a genomic window from Pseudomonadales bacterium.
AGAAAATACATAAGAGTAGTAACGAGAAACTGAAGAAGGACTTCACCATCGTGCTTTCTCCTTTTAAAAGTCCGTTTAAAAAAAGCAGAAGCATAAAATGGTCTTTTCAATACATACTCTTAGTTAGAAAAAAAACAAGCTCACATTCATACGTCTATAACCGTGACGGGTGGTGACTGCAGACCGCACTCCGCGCGGCTGCGAACAGTGGCAAATTCCATAGCTCATCCTTGAGCAGAGGGGTGCTGTTATGGGTTCAGTTCGCCGGCGATGTTCCCTGTGCATCCAGCGCCTGCGTTAAGGCGTCGAGCTCTTGCTCCAGCTCCAGCACACGTGCTCTCGTGCGCTTCAGTACCTCGGTCTGGGCGTCGAATTCTTCCCGGCTGACGACGTCCAGCTTC
It includes:
- a CDS encoding accessory factor UbiK family protein — encoded protein: MAIKPPKPPPITDVIEQVNQLVGNSGIREEVDKGVRTLAQSALQKLDVVSREEFDAQTEVLKRTRARVLELEQELDALTQALDAQGTSPAN